One stretch of Chitinophaga pendula DNA includes these proteins:
- a CDS encoding hemolysin family protein, with protein sequence MEVVIILVLILLNGLFSMSEIAMVSARKARLEHLANKGDEKAKAALKLASNPDIFLSTVQIGITLIGILTGIYSGEKIKGDLVLMLNNVEAIRPYSGGIATVIIVIAITYLSLVLGELVPKRIGLARPESIAKTMAGPMNFLSKLTFPFIWLLSASTNTIVRIFRLKPADALVTEEEIKAIISEGTTSGAIEETEQEIIERVFYLGDRNITSLMTHRTDIVWLDIDETAESYKEKIHGSVHSVYPVCEGQIDAVKGIISIKDLYTHVNSNTPLQDIIKKPLFVPENNSAYQVLEKFKVTQIHAAFIVDEYGTFLGMITLNDILEAIVGDMPETGQGDDYEMTKREDGSYLVDGQIPFYDFLSEFDKEDWMAEFEQEFDTLAGFILHHLEHIPHVGEKFSWRGFTFEIVDMDAHRIDKVLVDTPEPREKEGHA encoded by the coding sequence ATGGAAGTCGTCATTATCCTGGTTCTGATCCTGCTTAACGGTTTATTCTCTATGTCGGAGATAGCTATGGTTTCTGCGCGTAAGGCGCGGCTGGAGCATCTGGCAAATAAAGGAGACGAAAAGGCCAAGGCAGCGCTCAAACTAGCCAGCAACCCGGACATCTTTCTTTCCACCGTACAAATAGGCATCACCCTGATCGGTATCCTCACCGGTATTTACTCCGGTGAAAAGATCAAAGGAGACCTGGTCCTCATGTTAAACAACGTGGAGGCCATTCGTCCTTACAGTGGTGGTATCGCCACGGTCATCATCGTGATCGCCATTACTTACTTGTCACTCGTATTAGGCGAGCTGGTACCCAAAAGGATAGGGTTGGCCCGTCCTGAGTCCATTGCCAAGACTATGGCAGGCCCGATGAACTTCCTGTCTAAACTGACATTCCCCTTTATCTGGTTACTCTCTGCCTCTACCAATACCATCGTGCGGATATTCCGGCTGAAACCGGCCGACGCGCTGGTCACGGAAGAAGAGATCAAAGCGATCATCAGCGAAGGAACCACTTCCGGTGCCATCGAAGAGACCGAACAGGAGATCATCGAACGCGTCTTTTACCTGGGAGATCGTAATATCACCTCGCTGATGACCCACCGTACCGACATCGTATGGCTGGATATCGACGAGACAGCGGAGAGCTATAAAGAAAAGATCCATGGCAGCGTACACTCCGTATACCCGGTATGCGAAGGCCAGATCGATGCCGTAAAAGGGATCATCTCCATTAAAGATCTCTATACCCATGTCAACAGCAATACCCCTTTACAGGATATCATTAAAAAGCCCCTGTTTGTGCCGGAGAACAACTCCGCTTATCAGGTGCTTGAGAAGTTTAAGGTAACGCAGATCCACGCTGCTTTTATCGTAGATGAATATGGTACCTTCCTGGGTATGATCACCCTGAACGATATCCTGGAAGCCATCGTCGGCGATATGCCGGAAACCGGCCAGGGCGATGATTATGAAATGACCAAACGGGAAGACGGCAGCTACCTGGTAGATGGCCAGATACCTTTTTACGATTTCCTCAGCGAGTTTGACAAGGAAGACTGGATGGCAGAGTTCGAGCAGGAGTTCGATACACTGGCAGGTTTTATCCTGCATCACCTGGAGCATATTCCACATGTGGGCGAAAAGTTCAGCTGGAGAGGTTTTACCTTTGAGATCGTGGATATGGACGCACACCGTATCGACAAAGTGCTGGTAGACACACCGGAGCCCAGGGAAAAAGAAGGGCATGCGTAG
- a CDS encoding beta-ketoacyl-[acyl-carrier-protein] synthase family protein — protein MNRVVITGLGIYSCIGKNLEEVKDSLYKGRSGIILDPERKAFGYRSGLTGYVDRPNLKGLLDRRARLMMPEQAEFAFMSTTEALHNAKLDADYIDRTEVGLLFGNDSSSKPVIEATDIMREKKDTMLVGSGSVFQTMNSTVNMNLATIFKLKGVNFSVSAACASGSHAIGLGYMFIRSGMQDCVICGGAQEINIYSMGNFDAIAAFSIREQEPTAASRPFDRDRDGLVPSGGAATVILESLESAQSRGAPILGEVIGYGYSSNGAHISNPTVDGPVRSLQIALKDAGLRPEDIAYVNAHATSTQAGDASEAKALYEVFGSARPHISSTKSMTGHECWMAGASEIVYSMLMMQHGFIAPNINLHNPDEDAAKLNIATSTIDQDFNIFLSNSFGFGGTNSSLIVRKWDGK, from the coding sequence ATGAACAGAGTAGTGATCACCGGCTTAGGCATCTATTCCTGTATAGGGAAGAACCTGGAAGAGGTGAAGGATTCGTTGTACAAAGGCAGGTCTGGTATTATACTGGACCCCGAAAGGAAGGCATTTGGGTATCGCTCAGGCCTTACCGGCTATGTGGACCGTCCTAATCTCAAGGGATTACTGGATCGCCGCGCAAGGTTGATGATGCCGGAGCAGGCGGAATTTGCATTCATGTCTACCACAGAAGCATTGCATAACGCTAAATTGGACGCTGATTATATAGATCGGACAGAAGTAGGGTTGTTGTTTGGTAACGACAGCTCTTCCAAACCTGTGATCGAAGCGACCGATATTATGCGGGAGAAAAAAGATACGATGCTGGTGGGTTCAGGCTCTGTATTCCAGACGATGAACTCTACGGTGAACATGAACCTGGCGACTATCTTCAAGCTAAAGGGTGTTAATTTCAGTGTCAGTGCAGCTTGTGCCAGCGGCTCTCACGCCATTGGCCTGGGATATATGTTCATCCGCAGCGGTATGCAGGATTGCGTGATCTGTGGAGGGGCCCAGGAGATCAATATTTATTCGATGGGCAACTTCGACGCGATTGCCGCCTTTTCTATCAGAGAGCAGGAGCCGACAGCAGCTTCCAGACCATTCGACCGCGACCGGGACGGACTGGTACCCAGCGGTGGTGCTGCAACCGTCATACTGGAAAGCCTGGAATCGGCACAAAGCCGGGGAGCACCTATCCTGGGAGAAGTGATCGGCTATGGCTATTCTTCCAATGGTGCACATATTTCCAATCCAACCGTAGACGGACCGGTACGTTCTTTGCAGATAGCATTGAAAGATGCAGGATTACGTCCGGAAGATATCGCCTATGTCAATGCACATGCTACCTCCACACAAGCAGGAGATGCCAGCGAAGCCAAGGCTTTATATGAAGTGTTCGGTTCCGCCAGACCACATATCAGCTCGACCAAGTCTATGACCGGTCATGAATGCTGGATGGCAGGCGCCAGCGAGATCGTTTATTCGATGCTGATGATGCAACACGGGTTTATTGCACCGAATATTAACCTGCATAACCCCGACGAAGACGCAGCGAAGCTAAATATCGCTACATCCACGATCGATCAGGATTTTAATATATTTTTGTCTAACTCGTTCGGATTCGGAGGCACCAACTCCTCCCTGATCGTCCGGAAATGGGATGGCAAATAA
- a CDS encoding acyl-CoA thioesterase, translating into MEQVLTERTTIRVRFNEADPLGIVWHGHYVRYFEDGREAFGEKYGLRYLDIFEQGYTVPVVNIQCNYKRSLRYGDTVVVETTYISTAAAKIKFEYRLFNEATGELIADGSSIQVFLDAASSTLQLTIPAFFAAWKEKHQVGAGH; encoded by the coding sequence ATGGAACAGGTTTTAACCGAAAGAACGACCATCCGGGTGAGATTTAATGAGGCAGATCCACTAGGGATCGTCTGGCATGGACATTATGTGCGTTACTTTGAAGACGGACGGGAAGCCTTCGGCGAAAAATACGGATTACGGTACCTGGATATCTTTGAACAGGGCTATACCGTACCCGTTGTTAACATACAATGTAATTACAAGCGGTCACTACGTTATGGCGATACCGTAGTTGTGGAAACGACATACATCAGTACGGCGGCAGCCAAGATAAAGTTCGAGTATCGCCTGTTCAACGAAGCGACAGGCGAACTGATAGCAGATGGCTCTTCCATACAGGTATTCCTGGATGCTGCCTCTTCTACGCTTCAACTGACCATCCCTGCATTTTTTGCAGCATGGAAAGAAAAGCACCAGGTAGGTGCAGGGCATTAA
- a CDS encoding class I SAM-dependent methyltransferase yields MQFFTKETKTALEAKETALRIAFAPVAFQAARALRDLGILKVISDSGMTGITIEGIMEQVKLSRYAIRVLLEAGLGMEMLIVNDKKYILTKTGYFIEHDRLTRINMDFTQDICYKGMYHLQESLIEGKPAGLKELGPWDTIYPGLSLLPPEVGKSWFDFDHYYSDLAFPQALPIVFEHKPARILDIGGNTGKWTLACTGYDADVEMTIFDLPGQVGLAQQKMLDAGVAHRVHFHVANILDESLPFPKGFDAIWMSQFLDCFSETEITSILKRCREALTDNGTIYILEPFWNRQVFKSAAFCLQQTSLYFTAMANGNSQMYHTDDFFQCIADAGLQIISENNQMGLSYTLLQCKKA; encoded by the coding sequence ATGCAATTTTTTACCAAAGAAACAAAGACGGCTTTAGAGGCGAAGGAGACAGCGCTGCGGATCGCATTTGCGCCGGTAGCATTCCAGGCCGCCAGAGCATTGCGCGACCTGGGAATACTGAAAGTGATCAGCGACAGCGGAATGACCGGCATTACCATCGAAGGTATCATGGAGCAGGTAAAACTCTCCAGATATGCCATCCGCGTACTGCTGGAAGCAGGTCTGGGAATGGAGATGCTGATCGTCAATGATAAGAAATATATATTGACAAAAACCGGGTACTTCATAGAACATGACAGGCTGACCCGTATCAACATGGATTTTACGCAGGACATCTGCTACAAAGGGATGTACCATCTGCAGGAAAGTCTCATAGAAGGGAAGCCGGCGGGCCTGAAAGAGTTAGGCCCCTGGGATACGATCTATCCCGGCCTCTCCCTGTTGCCGCCGGAAGTGGGTAAGAGCTGGTTCGACTTCGATCACTACTACTCCGACCTGGCATTTCCGCAGGCACTGCCGATCGTGTTTGAACATAAACCTGCACGTATACTCGACATAGGTGGCAATACCGGTAAATGGACATTGGCATGCACCGGATACGATGCAGACGTGGAAATGACCATCTTTGACCTGCCGGGACAGGTAGGACTGGCACAGCAGAAAATGCTGGATGCCGGCGTAGCGCATCGTGTACATTTCCATGTCGCCAATATACTGGATGAATCATTGCCATTCCCCAAAGGATTCGACGCCATATGGATGAGTCAGTTCCTGGACTGTTTCTCCGAGACAGAGATCACCTCTATCCTCAAAAGATGCCGGGAAGCGCTGACAGACAATGGCACGATTTATATCCTGGAGCCGTTCTGGAACAGGCAAGTGTTTAAGTCCGCCGCCTTCTGTCTGCAACAGACCTCGCTTTATTTCACCGCGATGGCAAACGGCAACAGTCAGATGTATCATACCGACGATTTCTTCCAGTGTATAGCCGACGCTGGACTACAGATCATATCGGAGAATAATCAGATGGGCTTGAGCTATACATTACTTCAATGTAAAAAAGCCTGA
- a CDS encoding HAL/PAL/TAL family ammonia-lyase, which translates to MVVLGGETLTLNEVYRVLFGGEELTLEAGALEQVKANFEFLQQFSAKKLIYGINTGFGPMAQYRISEEDTLQLQYNLIRSHSSGAGKCMSPLLVKGLMIARLNSFMQAHSGVHPEVVHLLKDLINKNVTPCVFEHGGVGASGDLVQLAHLALVLIGEGEVIYQGETRPTAEVYASLGLQPISIHVREGLAILNGTSAMTGIGLVNLIEARKLLGWSCILSAMINETVEAFDDHLSYELNVVKKHEGQNKIAALMRDILKDSQMVRHRPDHLYKELEEEIFKDKVQEYYSLRCVPQILGPVYDTLQFGERLVVQELNSVSDNPVVDHHHKNVYHGGNFHGDYVSLEMDKIKIAITKLSMLSERQLNYLMNDKLNHKFPPFVNLGKLGFNFGMQGVQFTATSTVAENQTLSFPMYVHSIPNNNDNQDIVSMGCNAALMANRVIGNTFEVLAIQVMTMLQAVDYLQCVPRLSSFSRKIYQEVRAIFPTFIQDTPKYKDIQQIKEYLVKNEPVQLW; encoded by the coding sequence ATGGTCGTATTAGGAGGTGAGACGCTTACCCTCAATGAAGTATACAGGGTGCTGTTTGGAGGGGAAGAGCTGACACTTGAAGCGGGTGCGCTGGAACAGGTGAAAGCGAATTTTGAGTTCCTGCAGCAGTTTTCTGCCAAGAAGCTGATCTACGGTATCAATACCGGATTTGGTCCGATGGCCCAATATCGTATCAGTGAAGAAGATACCTTGCAATTACAGTACAACCTGATCAGGAGTCACAGCTCCGGTGCGGGTAAATGTATGTCTCCCCTGCTGGTGAAAGGGCTGATGATTGCGCGGCTGAATAGCTTTATGCAGGCGCATTCTGGGGTACATCCGGAGGTGGTGCATCTGCTGAAAGACCTGATCAATAAAAATGTTACGCCCTGTGTATTCGAACACGGTGGTGTAGGCGCCAGCGGCGACCTCGTACAGCTGGCTCACCTGGCGTTGGTGCTGATAGGAGAGGGCGAAGTGATCTACCAGGGGGAGACCAGGCCTACTGCAGAAGTGTATGCCAGCCTGGGCTTACAGCCGATCAGCATCCATGTACGGGAAGGTTTGGCGATCCTGAATGGTACTTCTGCGATGACAGGTATCGGTCTGGTGAACCTGATCGAAGCGCGTAAGCTGCTGGGATGGTCCTGCATCCTGTCCGCCATGATCAATGAAACCGTAGAGGCATTTGACGATCATTTGTCCTATGAGCTGAACGTGGTGAAGAAACACGAAGGACAGAACAAGATCGCGGCCCTGATGCGGGACATACTGAAAGACAGCCAGATGGTGCGTCATCGTCCGGATCATCTGTATAAAGAACTGGAAGAAGAGATCTTTAAAGATAAAGTACAGGAATATTATTCACTACGTTGTGTGCCCCAGATACTGGGCCCGGTATATGATACCCTGCAGTTTGGCGAGCGCCTGGTGGTACAGGAGCTTAACTCTGTAAGCGATAACCCCGTAGTGGATCATCATCATAAGAATGTATATCACGGTGGTAACTTCCACGGCGACTATGTATCGCTGGAGATGGACAAGATCAAAATAGCGATCACGAAACTGTCGATGCTTTCTGAGCGTCAGCTGAACTACCTGATGAATGATAAGCTGAACCATAAGTTCCCGCCGTTTGTGAACCTGGGAAAGCTAGGCTTTAACTTTGGTATGCAGGGGGTACAGTTTACCGCTACTTCTACGGTAGCTGAAAACCAGACCCTGTCATTCCCGATGTATGTGCACAGTATTCCCAACAACAATGACAACCAGGATATTGTGAGTATGGGTTGTAATGCGGCATTGATGGCTAACCGGGTGATCGGGAATACATTTGAGGTATTGGCGATCCAGGTGATGACGATGCTGCAGGCGGTTGATTACCTGCAATGTGTACCACGTTTATCTTCTTTCTCCCGTAAGATCTACCAGGAAGTAAGGGCTATTTTCCCTACATTTATTCAGGACACACCGAAGTACAAGGACATTCAGCAGATCAAGGAATACCTGGTGAAGAATGAGCCGGTACAGTTGTGGTAA
- a CDS encoding beta-ketoacyl-[acyl-carrier-protein] synthase family protein, protein MKKVYAVADNIVSALGNTSGDNFRQVVAGHSGIRLQEDNDMSAGPFQAAMLSAAQLLQYSTGHSLDGYTKFEQLIILSVQDALSHTNINLGDERTAFIISTTKGNIERIEQQYPQQPPMEQLELYASAQRIAGHLGYLQRPIVVSNACISGLLAILIGQRLIASGQYDRAVVTGADVMTQFVLSGFQSFQAVSAAPCRPFDAGRNGVTLGEAAATVILSTDPAQALTQPAILTGGGAVSNDANHISGPSRTGAELATAMRQAMERSGLEAADIGFVSAHGTATVYNDEMEAKALNIAGLQHTPVNSLKGYYGHTLGAAGLVEAIISMHAMTAGLILPTKGFEQLGVTQPVNVCSTLQRQPVKHFLKTVSGFGGCNAAMIFSVA, encoded by the coding sequence GTGAAAAAGGTATATGCAGTAGCAGACAACATTGTGTCGGCGCTGGGCAACACTTCAGGGGACAACTTCAGGCAGGTCGTAGCAGGGCATAGTGGCATTCGGCTGCAGGAAGATAATGACATGTCCGCCGGACCTTTTCAGGCGGCTATGCTGTCGGCAGCGCAGCTACTGCAATATAGTACCGGGCATTCACTTGACGGATATACGAAGTTCGAGCAACTGATCATACTGTCTGTACAAGATGCATTGTCTCATACCAATATCAACCTGGGAGACGAACGCACCGCTTTTATCATCTCCACGACTAAAGGCAACATCGAGCGGATCGAGCAACAGTATCCACAGCAGCCGCCAATGGAACAACTGGAGCTGTATGCATCCGCACAACGTATCGCCGGTCATTTAGGGTATCTGCAACGTCCGATCGTAGTAAGCAATGCGTGTATATCCGGATTGCTGGCTATCCTGATCGGACAACGCCTGATCGCCTCCGGGCAATATGATCGTGCGGTGGTGACCGGTGCCGATGTGATGACACAGTTCGTATTGTCAGGCTTTCAGTCTTTCCAGGCTGTCAGCGCAGCGCCCTGTCGTCCTTTCGATGCTGGTCGTAACGGGGTGACGCTGGGAGAGGCGGCCGCAACGGTGATCCTGAGTACGGACCCGGCACAGGCCCTGACACAACCGGCCATACTGACCGGCGGTGGTGCCGTAAGCAATGATGCTAATCATATATCAGGACCTTCCCGCACCGGAGCAGAGCTGGCGACCGCCATGCGCCAGGCAATGGAAAGGTCAGGACTCGAGGCGGCCGATATCGGCTTTGTCTCCGCACATGGTACCGCTACCGTTTATAACGATGAAATGGAGGCCAAAGCATTGAACATAGCAGGACTGCAGCATACCCCCGTCAATAGCCTGAAAGGATACTACGGGCATACACTGGGGGCAGCAGGCCTGGTAGAGGCGATCATCAGCATGCATGCCATGACAGCAGGACTGATACTGCCCACAAAAGGATTTGAACAATTGGGAGTCACGCAGCCTGTCAATGTCTGTTCAACACTGCAACGACAGCCGGTGAAACATTTTCTGAAAACAGTATCCGGCTTCGGCGGCTGTAATGCTGCCATGATATTTTCGGTCGCATAA
- a CDS encoding 3-hydroxyacyl-ACP dehydratase, giving the protein MQYIHTDDITNYIPQRTPIVMIGGILEVGEKITRTALEIKADNVFVEHNVLTTPGLTENIAQTAAARIGYIALQHNTPVPVGYIGAIKDLEIFDFPPVGAFIETTVEIQNEVFNATSVLGKVVLDGKVMAQCEMKIFTNP; this is encoded by the coding sequence ATGCAATATATTCATACAGACGACATTACGAATTACATTCCGCAACGTACCCCTATCGTCATGATCGGCGGTATCCTGGAAGTAGGAGAGAAGATCACGCGTACTGCATTGGAAATAAAAGCCGATAACGTTTTTGTGGAACATAACGTGCTCACGACGCCCGGGCTTACGGAAAATATCGCGCAGACAGCGGCTGCCAGGATCGGCTATATTGCATTGCAGCATAATACACCAGTGCCGGTAGGATATATCGGCGCTATCAAAGACCTGGAAATATTTGATTTTCCTCCGGTTGGCGCGTTTATTGAAACGACCGTAGAGATACAGAATGAAGTCTTCAACGCTACCAGCGTATTGGGTAAGGTAGTATTAGATGGTAAAGTGATGGCACAGTGCGAAATGAAGATCTTCACCAATCCCTGA
- a CDS encoding phosphatase PAP2 family protein has translation MLEKLLRFDTKLFFYINGKWIHPWLDTIFLWLREPYFWAPLYLFLALFAVINYRWRGFFWIVFFIITFGLADQSSLFIKEAVGRIRPCRDPLIGQFVRVLAAHCPFSGSFTSSHAANHFALATFSFLTLKSAFRRYVWLFYVWALAIGYAQIYVGVHYPLDITGGAILGLLLGTFSGGFFQRRIRLETETTI, from the coding sequence ATGTTAGAGAAGCTGCTCCGGTTTGACACGAAATTGTTCTTTTATATCAATGGGAAATGGATACATCCCTGGTTGGATACTATTTTCCTCTGGTTGCGCGAACCTTATTTCTGGGCGCCGTTGTATTTATTCCTCGCTTTGTTTGCCGTAATTAATTACCGGTGGAGAGGATTCTTCTGGATCGTGTTCTTCATCATCACTTTTGGTCTGGCTGACCAGAGTAGTTTATTCATTAAGGAAGCAGTGGGGCGTATACGGCCCTGCCGTGATCCGCTGATCGGCCAGTTTGTGAGAGTACTGGCGGCACATTGCCCGTTTAGTGGCAGTTTCACCTCTTCACACGCCGCCAATCATTTTGCGCTGGCGACATTTTCTTTTTTAACTTTAAAATCAGCTTTTCGCCGTTATGTATGGTTGTTCTACGTATGGGCGCTGGCCATTGGCTATGCGCAGATATATGTAGGCGTGCACTATCCGCTGGACATCACCGGAGGTGCAATACTGGGCTTGTTGCTTGGTACCTTCAGCGGCGGATTCTTCCAGCGGCGTATACGACTGGAAACTGAAACTACCATATGA
- a CDS encoding LpxL/LpxP family acyltransferase, translated as MPSWQGKSKGNKLGYSIFIAILRYGGVYPAYILLRFVAGYYFLFSYSSSRPIYHYFRTRIGYSPLRSLRSVYRNYYVFGQTLLDKIVVMADMENKFSFHFDGEEHLRSIVSSGKGGILLSAHLGNWEVAGHLFRRLQAPINIVMFDGEHERIKKYLSGVTGGRHVNIIVLKDDLSHIYAIHEALSNKELVCMHADRFLPGNKTITAPFLGAAARFPAGPFILAAAFKVPVSLVFAFKESATHYHLYATSPKTYQRQPKDGSAGADVQHFITEMEQKVKQYPEQWFNYYDFWDMPEGPTTDAINIHNK; from the coding sequence ATGCCTTCCTGGCAGGGAAAGTCAAAAGGTAATAAACTTGGATATAGTATCTTCATTGCGATACTACGTTATGGAGGCGTATATCCAGCGTATATATTGCTGAGGTTCGTAGCAGGATATTATTTCCTGTTTTCTTACAGCTCTTCCCGACCTATCTATCACTATTTCCGCACCAGGATAGGGTATAGTCCCCTGCGTTCTTTGCGTAGCGTATATCGCAATTACTATGTGTTCGGGCAGACATTGCTGGATAAGATCGTAGTGATGGCGGATATGGAAAATAAATTCAGCTTTCATTTTGATGGAGAAGAACACCTGCGTTCCATCGTTTCTTCCGGTAAAGGAGGCATATTGCTCAGTGCCCATCTGGGCAACTGGGAAGTAGCAGGACATTTGTTCCGCCGCTTACAGGCGCCTATCAATATCGTCATGTTTGACGGGGAACACGAAAGGATCAAAAAATACCTGTCCGGCGTAACCGGCGGCAGGCATGTGAATATCATTGTTTTGAAAGACGACCTGTCGCATATATACGCCATTCATGAAGCGTTGAGCAACAAAGAACTGGTATGTATGCATGCCGACAGGTTCCTGCCAGGTAATAAGACCATTACAGCGCCATTCCTCGGTGCTGCGGCCCGTTTTCCGGCAGGGCCATTCATACTGGCAGCTGCCTTTAAAGTACCCGTATCATTGGTATTTGCCTTTAAAGAATCTGCCACCCACTATCACCTGTATGCCACTTCCCCAAAGACTTATCAGCGACAACCCAAAGACGGCAGCGCCGGAGCGGATGTACAGCATTTTATCACCGAAATGGAGCAAAAGGTGAAGCAATACCCGGAACAATGGTTTAATTACTACGACTTCTGGGATATGCCGGAAGGACCCACTACGGACGCGATAAATATACATAACAAATAA
- a CDS encoding ZIP family metal transporter: MNWSYLILILAATIAGGLIPMTVKRIHPSLPIYLLAFTGAFLFGVTIMHLLPEVYHQLGHQAGIYVVLGFFLQVFLQQLSHGMEHGHTHLPAAEGHHPHHHIAIMPLLVGLSIHAFMEGIPLGFHYEDRSAMPSLVMGVAAHKLPEALTLITVMIHAHQRTAKLWRILITFSLMTPLAAVLAAQLGDRFEGITHYLVYIIALVIGAFLHISTTIFYESGTKHHELSRKKVLAIAGGIVLAFLTLIFE, from the coding sequence ATGAACTGGAGTTATCTGATACTTATTCTGGCGGCTACCATTGCTGGCGGGCTGATACCCATGACTGTAAAACGGATACACCCCAGCCTGCCTATTTACCTGCTGGCATTTACCGGGGCTTTCCTGTTTGGCGTAACGATCATGCATCTGTTGCCCGAAGTATATCATCAGCTGGGGCACCAGGCCGGTATTTACGTAGTACTGGGTTTCTTCCTGCAGGTGTTTTTACAACAGCTGTCTCATGGGATGGAACATGGTCATACGCACCTGCCGGCTGCCGAAGGGCACCACCCTCACCACCATATCGCTATCATGCCACTGCTGGTAGGATTATCCATACATGCATTTATGGAAGGTATCCCACTGGGATTTCATTATGAAGACCGTTCTGCTATGCCGTCCCTGGTGATGGGAGTGGCCGCGCATAAGTTGCCCGAAGCGCTGACATTGATCACCGTGATGATCCATGCCCACCAGCGTACCGCCAAACTATGGCGTATATTGATCACCTTTTCGCTGATGACGCCGCTGGCCGCCGTACTGGCTGCTCAGCTGGGAGATCGCTTCGAAGGGATCACACATTACCTGGTATATATCATCGCACTGGTGATCGGCGCCTTTTTACATATCTCAACTACTATCTTTTATGAAAGCGGTACCAAACATCACGAACTCAGCCGTAAAAAGGTACTTGCGATCGCAGGGGGAATTGTTTTGGCATTTCTTACCCTGATATTTGAATAA
- the fabG gene encoding 3-oxoacyl-ACP reductase FabG → MKCALVTGGSRGIGRAISVKLASLGYYVLINYKGNLAAAEEALAAVRAAGSDGELLQFHVGNAVEVQEVLGTWVENNKEKYVEVLVNNAGIREDNLLFWMNAEQWGNVINTSLDGFFFVTKQVLNGMLLKRFGRIVNIVSLSGIKGLPGQTNYSAAKAGVIGATKALAQEVAKRGVTVNAIAPGYIKTDMTAALNEKELAAHVPMNRFGTPEEVAEAVAFFVSKGAAYITGEVLSINGGLHT, encoded by the coding sequence ATGAAATGTGCTTTAGTAACTGGCGGATCCAGAGGCATAGGCCGGGCCATTAGTGTCAAACTGGCGTCGCTGGGATATTATGTGCTGATCAATTATAAAGGGAATCTGGCGGCAGCGGAAGAAGCGTTGGCAGCGGTACGTGCGGCAGGAAGTGATGGCGAGCTGTTGCAGTTTCACGTAGGTAATGCGGTCGAAGTGCAGGAGGTATTGGGTACCTGGGTGGAAAATAACAAAGAGAAGTATGTAGAGGTGCTGGTGAATAATGCCGGTATCCGGGAAGATAACCTGTTGTTTTGGATGAATGCGGAGCAATGGGGGAATGTGATCAACACCAGCCTGGATGGTTTCTTTTTTGTGACTAAACAGGTGTTGAATGGTATGTTACTCAAACGGTTCGGACGGATCGTGAATATAGTATCCCTTTCTGGTATAAAAGGGTTGCCCGGGCAGACGAATTACTCTGCTGCGAAGGCAGGTGTAATCGGTGCTACGAAGGCCCTGGCCCAGGAAGTGGCCAAACGGGGCGTTACTGTTAACGCCATCGCCCCGGGATATATCAAAACCGATATGACGGCAGCACTGAATGAAAAAGAGTTGGCGGCCCATGTGCCGATGAACCGCTTCGGTACACCGGAAGAAGTAGCAGAAGCGGTTGCCTTCTTCGTATCGAAAGGGGCTGCTTATATCACCGGTGAGGTATTGTCTATCAATGGTGGACTGCATACCTGA
- a CDS encoding phosphopantetheine-binding protein, producing MDIKEVIKRTNAFLVEEFEAEPAAITPSANLKATLELDSLDYIDLVVVIENNFGFKVNPEDFQSIITFQHFYDYVLARVKQKELV from the coding sequence ATGGATATTAAAGAAGTAATAAAACGAACAAATGCTTTCCTGGTAGAGGAATTTGAGGCTGAACCTGCAGCCATTACGCCAAGTGCCAACCTGAAAGCTACCCTGGAACTGGATAGTTTGGATTACATCGATCTCGTTGTCGTGATCGAAAACAACTTTGGTTTCAAAGTAAATCCGGAAGATTTCCAGAGCATTATCACCTTCCAGCATTTCTACGATTACGTGCTGGCTCGTGTAAAACAAAAAGAACTGGTGTAA